Proteins encoded within one genomic window of Ottowia sp. SB7-C50:
- a CDS encoding ABC transporter ATP-binding protein, whose amino-acid sequence MPLLEARHLRVDLHTHRGTAPAVRDMGFALERGDTLGLIGESGCGKSMTALALMGLAPDNAIVSGSLTLEGRELIGLPDRDWRAIRGFRLAMIFQEPMTALNPVHRVGAQIAEPLRLHQHLSAHAAREKAIALLDRVGIPDAVRRVDSFPHQFSGGQRQRIMIAMALACEPDVLIADEPTTALDVTVQKQILALIRELVDERGMALILISHDLGLIAQNVKRMLVMYGGSVVESGASAEVFARPAHPYTRGLLAARPSLANRLVAHRSERLPTIAGSVPDLFSLPPGCPFAGRCAYTEAACRTQPPPVVALPGDHRFSCRRADVVLGTPESIAEDS is encoded by the coding sequence ATGCCCTTGCTCGAAGCCCGCCACCTGCGCGTCGACCTGCACACCCACCGCGGCACGGCGCCGGCCGTGCGCGACATGGGCTTCGCGCTGGAGCGCGGCGACACGCTGGGCCTGATCGGCGAATCGGGCTGCGGCAAGTCCATGACCGCGCTCGCCCTGATGGGCCTGGCGCCCGACAACGCCATCGTCAGCGGCAGCCTGACGCTGGAGGGGCGCGAGCTGATCGGCCTGCCCGACCGCGACTGGCGCGCGATTCGCGGCTTTCGGCTGGCGATGATCTTCCAGGAGCCGATGACCGCGCTCAACCCGGTGCACCGCGTCGGCGCGCAGATCGCCGAGCCGCTGCGCCTGCACCAGCACCTGTCGGCCCATGCCGCGCGCGAAAAGGCCATCGCCCTGCTCGACCGCGTCGGCATTCCCGACGCGGTGCGGCGCGTGGACAGCTTTCCGCACCAGTTCTCGGGCGGCCAGCGCCAGCGCATCATGATTGCCATGGCGCTGGCGTGCGAGCCCGACGTGCTGATCGCCGACGAGCCAACCACCGCGCTCGACGTGACGGTGCAAAAGCAGATCCTGGCGCTGATCCGCGAGCTGGTCGACGAGCGCGGCATGGCGCTCATCCTGATTTCGCACGACCTTGGCCTGATTGCGCAGAACGTGAAGCGCATGCTGGTGATGTACGGCGGCAGCGTGGTTGAAAGCGGCGCCTCGGCCGAGGTCTTTGCCCGCCCGGCACACCCCTACACGCGCGGTCTGCTGGCCGCGCGGCCCAGCCTGGCGAACCGCCTGGTCGCGCACCGCAGCGAGCGGCTGCCCACCATTGCCGGCAGCGTGCCCGACCTGTTCAGCCTGCCGCCCGGCTGCCCGTTTGCGGGCCGCTGTGCCTACACCGAAGCCGCCTGCCGCACCCAGCCGCCGCCCGTGGTGGCGCTGCCCGGCGACCACCGGTTCAGCTGCCGGCGCGCCGACGTGGTGCTGGGCACTCCTGAATCGATAGCTGAAGACTCTTGA
- a CDS encoding ABC transporter substrate-binding protein, with translation MKRRDFALTLPALAAISHLPAFAQSRKDAVVVGMTLEPPGLDPTAGAASAIAEVTQYNIFETLTKINADGSVTPLLAERWEVSPDLRTYTFHLRRGVKFSNGEPFNAQTVKYAFQRAAGEKSTNKDKRTFAAMESVRPIDDHTVVVINKEPDPDFLFYMGQATAIMVEPKSADGNATKPVGTGPYVLDNWSKGSSIVLKASPAYRSPSAIKIKRATFRFISDPAAQVAAVLSGDVDAFVRVTPRGAAQFKANPRLQTIVSGSRAKTVLAINNARKPLNDVRVRRAISMAIDRKAVIAGAGDGFGVPIGSHYVPGAAGYIDTTGVNPYDVEKAKALLKEAGVTTPLELSLVLPPPPYARQGGEVIVAQLAKIGIVAKVQNVEWAQWLANTYGGPKNYDLTIISHVEPFDLNNFTKPDYYWGYNNPKFNELFSKIKVTPNVAERNKLLGDAQKMLADDAALAWLYQPQWVTVANRRLNGLWKDMPIFVNDLSAISWS, from the coding sequence ATGAAACGCCGCGATTTCGCCCTGACCCTGCCCGCGCTGGCTGCCATCAGCCACCTGCCTGCATTCGCCCAATCGCGCAAGGACGCCGTCGTGGTGGGCATGACGCTGGAGCCGCCGGGGCTGGACCCGACGGCCGGCGCCGCGTCGGCCATCGCCGAGGTGACGCAGTACAACATCTTCGAGACGCTGACCAAGATCAACGCCGACGGCAGCGTCACCCCGCTGCTGGCCGAGCGCTGGGAAGTCTCGCCCGACCTGCGCACCTACACCTTCCACCTGCGCCGTGGCGTCAAGTTCAGCAACGGCGAGCCGTTCAACGCGCAGACGGTGAAGTACGCCTTTCAGCGCGCCGCGGGCGAAAAGAGCACCAACAAGGACAAGCGCACCTTTGCCGCCATGGAAAGCGTGCGCCCCATCGACGACCACACGGTGGTCGTCATCAACAAGGAGCCGGACCCGGACTTCCTGTTCTACATGGGCCAGGCCACCGCCATCATGGTCGAGCCCAAGAGCGCCGACGGCAACGCCACCAAGCCGGTGGGCACCGGCCCGTACGTGCTGGACAACTGGTCGAAGGGCTCGTCCATCGTGCTGAAGGCCTCGCCGGCCTACCGCAGCCCGAGCGCCATCAAGATCAAGCGCGCTACCTTCCGCTTCATCAGCGACCCGGCGGCGCAGGTGGCGGCCGTGCTGTCGGGCGACGTGGATGCGTTCGTGCGCGTCACCCCGCGCGGTGCGGCGCAGTTCAAGGCCAACCCGCGGCTGCAGACCATCGTCAGCGGCTCGCGCGCCAAGACGGTGCTGGCCATCAACAACGCCAGGAAGCCGCTGAACGACGTGCGCGTGCGCCGCGCCATCAGCATGGCCATCGACCGCAAGGCCGTCATCGCCGGCGCGGGCGACGGCTTTGGCGTGCCCATCGGCAGCCATTACGTGCCGGGCGCGGCGGGCTACATCGACACCACCGGCGTCAACCCGTATGACGTCGAAAAAGCCAAGGCGCTGCTGAAAGAAGCCGGCGTGACCACGCCGCTGGAACTGTCGCTGGTGCTGCCGCCGCCGCCTTACGCGCGCCAGGGTGGCGAGGTCATCGTGGCGCAGCTGGCCAAGATCGGCATCGTCGCCAAGGTGCAGAACGTCGAATGGGCGCAATGGCTGGCCAACACCTATGGCGGCCCCAAGAACTACGACCTGACCATCATCAGCCACGTCGAGCCGTTCGACCTGAACAACTTCACCAAGCCCGACTACTACTGGGGCTACAACAACCCCAAGTTCAACGAGCTGTTCAGCAAGATCAAGGTCACGCCCAACGTGGCCGAACGCAACAAGCTGCTGGGCGACGCGCAGAAGATGCTGGCCGATGACGCCGCCCTGGCCTGGCTGTACCAGCCGCAATGGGTCACGGTGGCCAACCGCCGGCTCAACGGCCTGTGGAAGGACATGCCGATCTTCGTCAACGACCTGTCGG
- a CDS encoding ATP-binding cassette domain-containing protein: protein MDQREGPFLLEIRDVTRRYTLPRESLFKPPAAVDALRGVSLNVTAGRSMGIVGESGSGKSTLARLVMALEAPTSGTVLFEGRNLHALPPDELCAARRDFQMVFQDPYGSLDPRRPIWRTVAEPAAALEGATRAQQRERAAATLESVGLSADALDKYPHEFSGGQRQRIAIARALVTRPKLIVADEAVSALDVSVQAQVLNLMADLRDEYGVTFLFISHDLAVVSYLCADVAVMKGGLIVEQGPVRQVLSEPAHAYTRTLLESVPQLVAPTAA, encoded by the coding sequence ATGGACCAGCGCGAAGGCCCTTTTTTGCTTGAAATCCGCGACGTCACGCGCCGCTACACGCTGCCGCGTGAATCGCTGTTCAAGCCGCCCGCAGCGGTCGACGCGTTGCGGGGCGTGTCCCTCAACGTCACCGCCGGGCGCAGCATGGGCATCGTCGGCGAATCGGGGTCGGGCAAGAGCACCCTGGCGCGCCTGGTGATGGCGCTGGAGGCGCCCACGTCCGGCACCGTGCTGTTCGAGGGCCGCAACCTGCACGCGCTGCCGCCCGATGAACTGTGCGCGGCGCGGCGCGACTTCCAGATGGTGTTTCAGGACCCCTACGGCTCGCTCGACCCGCGCCGCCCCATCTGGCGCACCGTGGCCGAACCGGCCGCCGCGCTCGAAGGCGCCACGCGCGCCCAGCAACGCGAGCGCGCCGCCGCCACGCTGGAATCCGTGGGACTCTCGGCCGACGCCCTGGACAAGTACCCGCATGAATTTTCCGGCGGCCAGCGGCAGCGCATCGCCATCGCGCGGGCGCTGGTCACCCGCCCCAAGCTCATCGTCGCCGACGAGGCCGTCAGCGCGCTCGATGTCTCGGTGCAGGCGCAGGTGCTCAACCTCATGGCCGACCTGCGCGACGAGTACGGCGTGACCTTTCTCTTCATCAGCCACGATCTGGCCGTGGTCAGCTACCTGTGCGCCGACGTGGCGGTGATGAAGGGCGGCCTCATCGTCGAGCAAGGCCCCGTGCGCCAGGTGCTGAGCGAGCCGGCACACGCGTACACGCGCACCTTGCTGGAATCGGTGCCCCAGCTTGTCGCCCCCACGGCCGCCTGA